A single Macaca mulatta isolate MMU2019108-1 chromosome 15, T2T-MMU8v2.0, whole genome shotgun sequence DNA region contains:
- the POMT1 gene encoding protein O-mannosyl-transferase 1 isoform X2 — protein MWGFLKRPIVVTADINLSLVALTGMGLLSRLWRLTYPPAVVFDEVYYGQYISFYMKRIFFLDDSGPPFGHMVLALGGYLGGFDGHFLWNRIGAEYSSNVPVWSLRLLPALAGALSVPMAYQIVLELHFSHCAAMGAALLMLIENALITQSRLMLLESVLIFFNLLAVLSYLKFFNCQKHSPFSLSWWFWLTLTGVACSCAVGIKYMGMFTYVLMLAVAAVHAWHLIGDQTLSNVCVFCHLLARAVALLVIPVVLYLLFFYVHLILLFRSGPHDQIMSSAFQASLEGGLARITQGQPLEVAFGSQVTLRNVFGKPVPCWLHSHQDTYPMIYENGRGSSHQQQVTCYPFKDVNNWWIVKNPGRHQLVVSSPPRPVRHGDMVQLVHGMTTRSLNTHDVAAPLSPHSQEVSCYIDYNISMPAQNLWRLEIVNRGSDTDVWKTILSEVRFVHVNTSAVLKLSGAHLPDWGYRQLEIVGEKLSRGYHESMVWNVEEHRYGASQEQRERERELHSPAQVDVSRNLSFMARFLELQWKMLVLRSDDSEHKYSSSPLEWVTLDTNIAYWLHPRTSAQIHLLGNIVIWISGSLALAIYALLSLWYLLRRRRNVHDLPQDAWLRWVLAGALCAGGWAVNYLPFFLMEKTLFLYHYLPALTFQILLLPVVLQHISDHLCRSQLQRSVFSALVVAWYSSACHVSHTLRPLTYGDKSLSPHELKALRWKDSWDILIRKH, from the exons ATGTGGGGATTTTTGAAGCGCCCTATAGTGGTGACGGCTGACATCAACTTGAGCCTCGTGGCCCTGACTGGGATGGGGTTACTGAGCCGGCTGTGGCGACTCACGTACCCGCCGGCTGTGGT ttttgacGAAGTGTATTATGGGCAGTACATCTCTTTTTACATGAAACGAATCTTCTTCTTGGATGACAGTGGGCCGCCATTTGGCCACATGGTGCTGGCCTTGGGAG GTTATTTAGGAGGATTCGATGGCCATTTTTTGTGGAACAGAATTGGAGCAG AATACAGTAGCAACGTGCCCGTGTGGTCCCTGCGCCTGCTGCCAGCGCTCGCGGGGGCCTTGTCCGTCCCCATGGCCTACCAGATAGTGCTGGAGCTCCACTTTTCTCATTGTGCCGCCATGGGAGCTGCTCTGTTGATGCTTATCG AGAATGCTCTCATCACTCAGTCAAGGCTAATGCTTTTGGAATcagtgttaatattttttaatctattggCCGTGTTGTCCTACCTGAAGTTCTTCAATTGCCAAAAGCACAG CCCTTTTTCTCTGAGCTGGTGGTTCTGGCTAACACTGACAGGGGTTGCTTGTTCCTGCGCAGTGGG CATCAAGTACATGGGTATGTTCACATACGTGCTCATGCTGGCGGTTGCAGCTGTCCATGCCTGGCACCTAATTGGAGACCAGACTTTGTCCAAC GTCTGTGTGTTCTGTCACTTGCTTGCCCGAGCAGTGGCTTTGCTGGTCATCCCGGTCGTCCTGTACTTACTGTTCTTCTACGTCCATTTGATTCTGCTCTTCCGCTCTGGGCCCCACGACCAAATCATGTCCAGTGCCTTCCAGGCCAGCTTAGAG GGAGGACTAGCTCGGATCACCCAGGGTCAGCCGCTGGAGGTGGCCTTTGGGTCCCAGGTCACTCTGAGGAACGTCTTTGGGAAACCTGTGCCCTGCTGGCTGCATTCCCACCAGGACACCTACCCCATGAT ATATGAGAACGGCCGAGGCAGCTCCCACCAGCAGCAGGTGACCTGTTACCCCTTCAAAGACGTCAATAACTGGTGGATTGTAAAGAATCCCGGGAG GCACCAGCTGGTGGTGAGCAGCCCTCCGAGACCCGTGCGGCACGGGGACATGGTGCAGCTGGTCCACGGCATGACCACCCGCTCCCTGAACAC GCATGATGTTGCAGCCCCTCTGAGTCCCCATTCACAGGAGGTCTCCTGCTACATTGACTATAATATCTCCATGCCCGCCCAGAACCTCTGGAGACTG GAAATTGTGAACAGAGGATCCGACACAGACGTCTGGAAGACCATCCTCTCAGAGGTCCGCTTTGTGCACGTGAACACTTCTGCGGTCTTAAAG CTGAGCGGGGCTCACCTCCCTGACTGGGGGTATCGGCAGCTGGAGATCGTCGGGGAGAAGCTGTCCCGGGGCTACCACGAGAGCATGGTGTGGAACGTGGAGGAGCACCGATACGGCGCGA GCCAGGAGCAGAGGGAGCGGGAACGGGAGCTGCACTCACCTGCGCAGGTGGACGTCAGCAGGAACCTCAGCTTCATGGCGAGATTCTTGGAGCTGCAG TGGAAGATGCTGGTGCTGAGAAGCGATGACTCGGAACACAAGTATAGCTCCAGCCCGCTGGAGTGGGTCACCCTGGACACCAATATCGCCTACTGGCTGCACCCCAGGACCAGC GCTCAGATCCACCTACTTGGAAACATAGTGATCTGGATTTCAGGCAGCCTCGCCCTGGCCATCTACGCCCTGCTGTCCTTGTGGTACCTGCTCCGACGGCGAAGAAACGTCCATGACCTCCCTCAGG ATGCCTGGCTGCGCTGGGTGTTGGCTGGGGCGCTGTGTGCTGGTGGCTGGGCAGTGAACTACCTCCCGTTCTTCCTGATGGAGAAGACACTCTTCCTCTACCACTACCTGCCCGCACTCACCTTCCAGATCCTTCTGCTCCCTGTCGTCCTGCAGCACATCAGCGACCACCTGTGCAG GTCCCAGCTCCAGAGGAGCGTCTTCAGCGCCCTGGTGGTGGCCTGGTACTCCTCCGCATGCCATGTGTCCCACACGCTGCGCCCACTCACCTACGGGGACAAGTCACTCTCGCCACATGAACTCAAGGCCCTTCGCTGGAAAGACAGCTGGGACATCTTGATCCGAAAACACTAG
- the POMT1 gene encoding protein O-mannosyl-transferase 1 isoform X6 yields MWGFLKRPIVVTADINLSLVALTGMGLLSRLWRLTYPPAVVFDEVYYGQYISFYMKRIFFLDDSGPPFGHMVLALGGYLGGFDGHFLWNRIGAENALITQSRLMLLESVLIFFNLLAVLSYLKFFNCQKHSPFSLSWWFWLTLTGVACSCAVGIKYMGMFTYVLMLAVAAVHAWHLIGDQTLSNVCVFCHLLARAVALLVIPVVLYLLFFYVHLILLFRSGPHDQIMSSAFQASLEGGLARITQGQPLEVAFGSQVTLRNVFGKPVPCWLHSHQDTYPMIYENGRGSSHQQQVTCYPFKDVNNWWIVKNPGRHQLVVSSPPRPVRHGDMVQLVHGMTTRSLNTHDVAAPLSPHSQEVSCYIDYNISMPAQNLWRLEIVNRGSDTDVWKTILSEVRFVHVNTSAVLKLSGAHLPDWGYRQLEIVGEKLSRGYHESMVWNVEEHRYGASQEQRERERELHSPAQVDVSRNLSFMARFLELQWKMLVLRSDDSEHKYSSSPLEWVTLDTNIAYWLHPRTSAQIHLLGNIVIWISGSLALAIYALLSLWYLLRRRRNVHDLPQDAWLRWVLAGALCAGGWAVNYLPFFLMEKTLFLYHYLPALTFQILLLPVVLQHISDHLCRSQLQRSVFSALVVAWYSSACHVSHTLRPLTYGDKSLSPHELKALRWKDSWDILIRKH; encoded by the exons ATGTGGGGATTTTTGAAGCGCCCTATAGTGGTGACGGCTGACATCAACTTGAGCCTCGTGGCCCTGACTGGGATGGGGTTACTGAGCCGGCTGTGGCGACTCACGTACCCGCCGGCTGTGGT ttttgacGAAGTGTATTATGGGCAGTACATCTCTTTTTACATGAAACGAATCTTCTTCTTGGATGACAGTGGGCCGCCATTTGGCCACATGGTGCTGGCCTTGGGAG GTTATTTAGGAGGATTCGATGGCCATTTTTTGTGGAACAGAATTGGAGCAG AGAATGCTCTCATCACTCAGTCAAGGCTAATGCTTTTGGAATcagtgttaatattttttaatctattggCCGTGTTGTCCTACCTGAAGTTCTTCAATTGCCAAAAGCACAG CCCTTTTTCTCTGAGCTGGTGGTTCTGGCTAACACTGACAGGGGTTGCTTGTTCCTGCGCAGTGGG CATCAAGTACATGGGTATGTTCACATACGTGCTCATGCTGGCGGTTGCAGCTGTCCATGCCTGGCACCTAATTGGAGACCAGACTTTGTCCAAC GTCTGTGTGTTCTGTCACTTGCTTGCCCGAGCAGTGGCTTTGCTGGTCATCCCGGTCGTCCTGTACTTACTGTTCTTCTACGTCCATTTGATTCTGCTCTTCCGCTCTGGGCCCCACGACCAAATCATGTCCAGTGCCTTCCAGGCCAGCTTAGAG GGAGGACTAGCTCGGATCACCCAGGGTCAGCCGCTGGAGGTGGCCTTTGGGTCCCAGGTCACTCTGAGGAACGTCTTTGGGAAACCTGTGCCCTGCTGGCTGCATTCCCACCAGGACACCTACCCCATGAT ATATGAGAACGGCCGAGGCAGCTCCCACCAGCAGCAGGTGACCTGTTACCCCTTCAAAGACGTCAATAACTGGTGGATTGTAAAGAATCCCGGGAG GCACCAGCTGGTGGTGAGCAGCCCTCCGAGACCCGTGCGGCACGGGGACATGGTGCAGCTGGTCCACGGCATGACCACCCGCTCCCTGAACAC GCATGATGTTGCAGCCCCTCTGAGTCCCCATTCACAGGAGGTCTCCTGCTACATTGACTATAATATCTCCATGCCCGCCCAGAACCTCTGGAGACTG GAAATTGTGAACAGAGGATCCGACACAGACGTCTGGAAGACCATCCTCTCAGAGGTCCGCTTTGTGCACGTGAACACTTCTGCGGTCTTAAAG CTGAGCGGGGCTCACCTCCCTGACTGGGGGTATCGGCAGCTGGAGATCGTCGGGGAGAAGCTGTCCCGGGGCTACCACGAGAGCATGGTGTGGAACGTGGAGGAGCACCGATACGGCGCGA GCCAGGAGCAGAGGGAGCGGGAACGGGAGCTGCACTCACCTGCGCAGGTGGACGTCAGCAGGAACCTCAGCTTCATGGCGAGATTCTTGGAGCTGCAG TGGAAGATGCTGGTGCTGAGAAGCGATGACTCGGAACACAAGTATAGCTCCAGCCCGCTGGAGTGGGTCACCCTGGACACCAATATCGCCTACTGGCTGCACCCCAGGACCAGC GCTCAGATCCACCTACTTGGAAACATAGTGATCTGGATTTCAGGCAGCCTCGCCCTGGCCATCTACGCCCTGCTGTCCTTGTGGTACCTGCTCCGACGGCGAAGAAACGTCCATGACCTCCCTCAGG ATGCCTGGCTGCGCTGGGTGTTGGCTGGGGCGCTGTGTGCTGGTGGCTGGGCAGTGAACTACCTCCCGTTCTTCCTGATGGAGAAGACACTCTTCCTCTACCACTACCTGCCCGCACTCACCTTCCAGATCCTTCTGCTCCCTGTCGTCCTGCAGCACATCAGCGACCACCTGTGCAG GTCCCAGCTCCAGAGGAGCGTCTTCAGCGCCCTGGTGGTGGCCTGGTACTCCTCCGCATGCCATGTGTCCCACACGCTGCGCCCACTCACCTACGGGGACAAGTCACTCTCGCCACATGAACTCAAGGCCCTTCGCTGGAAAGACAGCTGGGACATCTTGATCCGAAAACACTAG
- the POMT1 gene encoding protein O-mannosyl-transferase 1 isoform X8, protein MWGFLKRPIVVTADINLSLVALTGMGLLSRLWRLTYPPAVVFDEVYYGQYISFYMKRIFFLDDSGPPFGHMVLALGGYLGGFDGHFLWNRIGAEYSSNVPVWSLRLLPALAGALSVPMAYQIVLELHFSHCAAMGAALLMLIENALITQSRLMLLESVLIFFNLLAVLSYLKFFNCQKHSPFSLSWWFWLTLTGVACSCAVGIKYMGMFTYVLMLAVAAVHAWHLIGDQTLSNVCVFCHLLARAVALLVIPVVLYLLFFYVHLILLFRSGPHDQIMSSAFQASLEGGLARITQGQPLEVAFGSQVTLRNVFGKPVPCWLHSHQDTYPMIYENGRGSSHQQQVTCYPFKDVNNWWIVKNPGRHQLVVSSPPRPVRHGDMVQLVHGMTTRSLNTHDVAAPLSPHSQEVSCYIDYNISMPAQNLWRLEIVNRGSDTDVWKTILSEVRFVHVNTSAVLKWKMLVLRSDDSEHKYSSSPLEWVTLDTNIAYWLHPRTSAQIHLLGNIVIWISGSLALAIYALLSLWYLLRRRRNVHDLPQDAWLRWVLAGALCAGGWAVNYLPFFLMEKTLFLYHYLPALTFQILLLPVVLQHISDHLCRSQLQRSVFSALVVAWYSSACHVSHTLRPLTYGDKSLSPHELKALRWKDSWDILIRKH, encoded by the exons ATGTGGGGATTTTTGAAGCGCCCTATAGTGGTGACGGCTGACATCAACTTGAGCCTCGTGGCCCTGACTGGGATGGGGTTACTGAGCCGGCTGTGGCGACTCACGTACCCGCCGGCTGTGGT ttttgacGAAGTGTATTATGGGCAGTACATCTCTTTTTACATGAAACGAATCTTCTTCTTGGATGACAGTGGGCCGCCATTTGGCCACATGGTGCTGGCCTTGGGAG GTTATTTAGGAGGATTCGATGGCCATTTTTTGTGGAACAGAATTGGAGCAG AATACAGTAGCAACGTGCCCGTGTGGTCCCTGCGCCTGCTGCCAGCGCTCGCGGGGGCCTTGTCCGTCCCCATGGCCTACCAGATAGTGCTGGAGCTCCACTTTTCTCATTGTGCCGCCATGGGAGCTGCTCTGTTGATGCTTATCG AGAATGCTCTCATCACTCAGTCAAGGCTAATGCTTTTGGAATcagtgttaatattttttaatctattggCCGTGTTGTCCTACCTGAAGTTCTTCAATTGCCAAAAGCACAG CCCTTTTTCTCTGAGCTGGTGGTTCTGGCTAACACTGACAGGGGTTGCTTGTTCCTGCGCAGTGGG CATCAAGTACATGGGTATGTTCACATACGTGCTCATGCTGGCGGTTGCAGCTGTCCATGCCTGGCACCTAATTGGAGACCAGACTTTGTCCAAC GTCTGTGTGTTCTGTCACTTGCTTGCCCGAGCAGTGGCTTTGCTGGTCATCCCGGTCGTCCTGTACTTACTGTTCTTCTACGTCCATTTGATTCTGCTCTTCCGCTCTGGGCCCCACGACCAAATCATGTCCAGTGCCTTCCAGGCCAGCTTAGAG GGAGGACTAGCTCGGATCACCCAGGGTCAGCCGCTGGAGGTGGCCTTTGGGTCCCAGGTCACTCTGAGGAACGTCTTTGGGAAACCTGTGCCCTGCTGGCTGCATTCCCACCAGGACACCTACCCCATGAT ATATGAGAACGGCCGAGGCAGCTCCCACCAGCAGCAGGTGACCTGTTACCCCTTCAAAGACGTCAATAACTGGTGGATTGTAAAGAATCCCGGGAG GCACCAGCTGGTGGTGAGCAGCCCTCCGAGACCCGTGCGGCACGGGGACATGGTGCAGCTGGTCCACGGCATGACCACCCGCTCCCTGAACAC GCATGATGTTGCAGCCCCTCTGAGTCCCCATTCACAGGAGGTCTCCTGCTACATTGACTATAATATCTCCATGCCCGCCCAGAACCTCTGGAGACTG GAAATTGTGAACAGAGGATCCGACACAGACGTCTGGAAGACCATCCTCTCAGAGGTCCGCTTTGTGCACGTGAACACTTCTGCGGTCTTAAAG TGGAAGATGCTGGTGCTGAGAAGCGATGACTCGGAACACAAGTATAGCTCCAGCCCGCTGGAGTGGGTCACCCTGGACACCAATATCGCCTACTGGCTGCACCCCAGGACCAGC GCTCAGATCCACCTACTTGGAAACATAGTGATCTGGATTTCAGGCAGCCTCGCCCTGGCCATCTACGCCCTGCTGTCCTTGTGGTACCTGCTCCGACGGCGAAGAAACGTCCATGACCTCCCTCAGG ATGCCTGGCTGCGCTGGGTGTTGGCTGGGGCGCTGTGTGCTGGTGGCTGGGCAGTGAACTACCTCCCGTTCTTCCTGATGGAGAAGACACTCTTCCTCTACCACTACCTGCCCGCACTCACCTTCCAGATCCTTCTGCTCCCTGTCGTCCTGCAGCACATCAGCGACCACCTGTGCAG GTCCCAGCTCCAGAGGAGCGTCTTCAGCGCCCTGGTGGTGGCCTGGTACTCCTCCGCATGCCATGTGTCCCACACGCTGCGCCCACTCACCTACGGGGACAAGTCACTCTCGCCACATGAACTCAAGGCCCTTCGCTGGAAAGACAGCTGGGACATCTTGATCCGAAAACACTAG
- the POMT1 gene encoding protein O-mannosyl-transferase 1 isoform X1 codes for MWGFLKRPIVVTADINLSLVALTGMGLLSRLWRLTYPPAVVFDEVYYGQYISFYMKRIFFLDDSGPPFGHMVLALGGYLGGFDGHFLWNRIGAEYSSNVPVWSLRLLPALAGALSVPMAYQIVLELHFSHCAAMGAALLMLIENALITQSRLMLLESVLIFFNLLAVLSYLKFFNCQKHSPFSLSWWFWLTLTGVACSCAVGIKYMGMFTYVLMLAVAAVHAWHLIGDQTLSNVGADVQCCMRQACVGQMGMSQGVCVFCHLLARAVALLVIPVVLYLLFFYVHLILLFRSGPHDQIMSSAFQASLEGGLARITQGQPLEVAFGSQVTLRNVFGKPVPCWLHSHQDTYPMIYENGRGSSHQQQVTCYPFKDVNNWWIVKNPGRHQLVVSSPPRPVRHGDMVQLVHGMTTRSLNTHDVAAPLSPHSQEVSCYIDYNISMPAQNLWRLEIVNRGSDTDVWKTILSEVRFVHVNTSAVLKLSGAHLPDWGYRQLEIVGEKLSRGYHESMVWNVEEHRYGASQEQRERERELHSPAQVDVSRNLSFMARFLELQWKMLVLRSDDSEHKYSSSPLEWVTLDTNIAYWLHPRTSAQIHLLGNIVIWISGSLALAIYALLSLWYLLRRRRNVHDLPQDAWLRWVLAGALCAGGWAVNYLPFFLMEKTLFLYHYLPALTFQILLLPVVLQHISDHLCRSQLQRSVFSALVVAWYSSACHVSHTLRPLTYGDKSLSPHELKALRWKDSWDILIRKH; via the exons ATGTGGGGATTTTTGAAGCGCCCTATAGTGGTGACGGCTGACATCAACTTGAGCCTCGTGGCCCTGACTGGGATGGGGTTACTGAGCCGGCTGTGGCGACTCACGTACCCGCCGGCTGTGGT ttttgacGAAGTGTATTATGGGCAGTACATCTCTTTTTACATGAAACGAATCTTCTTCTTGGATGACAGTGGGCCGCCATTTGGCCACATGGTGCTGGCCTTGGGAG GTTATTTAGGAGGATTCGATGGCCATTTTTTGTGGAACAGAATTGGAGCAG AATACAGTAGCAACGTGCCCGTGTGGTCCCTGCGCCTGCTGCCAGCGCTCGCGGGGGCCTTGTCCGTCCCCATGGCCTACCAGATAGTGCTGGAGCTCCACTTTTCTCATTGTGCCGCCATGGGAGCTGCTCTGTTGATGCTTATCG AGAATGCTCTCATCACTCAGTCAAGGCTAATGCTTTTGGAATcagtgttaatattttttaatctattggCCGTGTTGTCCTACCTGAAGTTCTTCAATTGCCAAAAGCACAG CCCTTTTTCTCTGAGCTGGTGGTTCTGGCTAACACTGACAGGGGTTGCTTGTTCCTGCGCAGTGGG CATCAAGTACATGGGTATGTTCACATACGTGCTCATGCTGGCGGTTGCAGCTGTCCATGCCTGGCACCTAATTGGAGACCAGACTTTGTCCAACGTAGGTGCTGACGTCCAGTGCTGCATGAGGCAGGCCTGTGTGGGGCAGATGGGGATGTCACAGGGG GTCTGTGTGTTCTGTCACTTGCTTGCCCGAGCAGTGGCTTTGCTGGTCATCCCGGTCGTCCTGTACTTACTGTTCTTCTACGTCCATTTGATTCTGCTCTTCCGCTCTGGGCCCCACGACCAAATCATGTCCAGTGCCTTCCAGGCCAGCTTAGAG GGAGGACTAGCTCGGATCACCCAGGGTCAGCCGCTGGAGGTGGCCTTTGGGTCCCAGGTCACTCTGAGGAACGTCTTTGGGAAACCTGTGCCCTGCTGGCTGCATTCCCACCAGGACACCTACCCCATGAT ATATGAGAACGGCCGAGGCAGCTCCCACCAGCAGCAGGTGACCTGTTACCCCTTCAAAGACGTCAATAACTGGTGGATTGTAAAGAATCCCGGGAG GCACCAGCTGGTGGTGAGCAGCCCTCCGAGACCCGTGCGGCACGGGGACATGGTGCAGCTGGTCCACGGCATGACCACCCGCTCCCTGAACAC GCATGATGTTGCAGCCCCTCTGAGTCCCCATTCACAGGAGGTCTCCTGCTACATTGACTATAATATCTCCATGCCCGCCCAGAACCTCTGGAGACTG GAAATTGTGAACAGAGGATCCGACACAGACGTCTGGAAGACCATCCTCTCAGAGGTCCGCTTTGTGCACGTGAACACTTCTGCGGTCTTAAAG CTGAGCGGGGCTCACCTCCCTGACTGGGGGTATCGGCAGCTGGAGATCGTCGGGGAGAAGCTGTCCCGGGGCTACCACGAGAGCATGGTGTGGAACGTGGAGGAGCACCGATACGGCGCGA GCCAGGAGCAGAGGGAGCGGGAACGGGAGCTGCACTCACCTGCGCAGGTGGACGTCAGCAGGAACCTCAGCTTCATGGCGAGATTCTTGGAGCTGCAG TGGAAGATGCTGGTGCTGAGAAGCGATGACTCGGAACACAAGTATAGCTCCAGCCCGCTGGAGTGGGTCACCCTGGACACCAATATCGCCTACTGGCTGCACCCCAGGACCAGC GCTCAGATCCACCTACTTGGAAACATAGTGATCTGGATTTCAGGCAGCCTCGCCCTGGCCATCTACGCCCTGCTGTCCTTGTGGTACCTGCTCCGACGGCGAAGAAACGTCCATGACCTCCCTCAGG ATGCCTGGCTGCGCTGGGTGTTGGCTGGGGCGCTGTGTGCTGGTGGCTGGGCAGTGAACTACCTCCCGTTCTTCCTGATGGAGAAGACACTCTTCCTCTACCACTACCTGCCCGCACTCACCTTCCAGATCCTTCTGCTCCCTGTCGTCCTGCAGCACATCAGCGACCACCTGTGCAG GTCCCAGCTCCAGAGGAGCGTCTTCAGCGCCCTGGTGGTGGCCTGGTACTCCTCCGCATGCCATGTGTCCCACACGCTGCGCCCACTCACCTACGGGGACAAGTCACTCTCGCCACATGAACTCAAGGCCCTTCGCTGGAAAGACAGCTGGGACATCTTGATCCGAAAACACTAG
- the POMT1 gene encoding protein O-mannosyl-transferase 1 isoform X3, which produces MWGFLKRPIVVTADINLSLVALTGMGLLSRLWRLTYPPAVVFDEVYYGQYISFYMKRIFFLDDSGPPFGHMVLALGGYLGGFDGHFLWNRIGAEYSSNVPVWSLRLLPALAGALSVPMAYQIVLELHFSHCAAMGAALLMLIENALITQSRLMLLESVLIFFNLLAVLSYLKFFNCQKHSIKYMGMFTYVLMLAVAAVHAWHLIGDQTLSNVCVFCHLLARAVALLVIPVVLYLLFFYVHLILLFRSGPHDQIMSSAFQASLEGGLARITQGQPLEVAFGSQVTLRNVFGKPVPCWLHSHQDTYPMIYENGRGSSHQQQVTCYPFKDVNNWWIVKNPGRHQLVVSSPPRPVRHGDMVQLVHGMTTRSLNTHDVAAPLSPHSQEVSCYIDYNISMPAQNLWRLEIVNRGSDTDVWKTILSEVRFVHVNTSAVLKLSGAHLPDWGYRQLEIVGEKLSRGYHESMVWNVEEHRYGASQEQRERERELHSPAQVDVSRNLSFMARFLELQWKMLVLRSDDSEHKYSSSPLEWVTLDTNIAYWLHPRTSAQIHLLGNIVIWISGSLALAIYALLSLWYLLRRRRNVHDLPQDAWLRWVLAGALCAGGWAVNYLPFFLMEKTLFLYHYLPALTFQILLLPVVLQHISDHLCRSQLQRSVFSALVVAWYSSACHVSHTLRPLTYGDKSLSPHELKALRWKDSWDILIRKH; this is translated from the exons ATGTGGGGATTTTTGAAGCGCCCTATAGTGGTGACGGCTGACATCAACTTGAGCCTCGTGGCCCTGACTGGGATGGGGTTACTGAGCCGGCTGTGGCGACTCACGTACCCGCCGGCTGTGGT ttttgacGAAGTGTATTATGGGCAGTACATCTCTTTTTACATGAAACGAATCTTCTTCTTGGATGACAGTGGGCCGCCATTTGGCCACATGGTGCTGGCCTTGGGAG GTTATTTAGGAGGATTCGATGGCCATTTTTTGTGGAACAGAATTGGAGCAG AATACAGTAGCAACGTGCCCGTGTGGTCCCTGCGCCTGCTGCCAGCGCTCGCGGGGGCCTTGTCCGTCCCCATGGCCTACCAGATAGTGCTGGAGCTCCACTTTTCTCATTGTGCCGCCATGGGAGCTGCTCTGTTGATGCTTATCG AGAATGCTCTCATCACTCAGTCAAGGCTAATGCTTTTGGAATcagtgttaatattttttaatctattggCCGTGTTGTCCTACCTGAAGTTCTTCAATTGCCAAAAGCACAG CATCAAGTACATGGGTATGTTCACATACGTGCTCATGCTGGCGGTTGCAGCTGTCCATGCCTGGCACCTAATTGGAGACCAGACTTTGTCCAAC GTCTGTGTGTTCTGTCACTTGCTTGCCCGAGCAGTGGCTTTGCTGGTCATCCCGGTCGTCCTGTACTTACTGTTCTTCTACGTCCATTTGATTCTGCTCTTCCGCTCTGGGCCCCACGACCAAATCATGTCCAGTGCCTTCCAGGCCAGCTTAGAG GGAGGACTAGCTCGGATCACCCAGGGTCAGCCGCTGGAGGTGGCCTTTGGGTCCCAGGTCACTCTGAGGAACGTCTTTGGGAAACCTGTGCCCTGCTGGCTGCATTCCCACCAGGACACCTACCCCATGAT ATATGAGAACGGCCGAGGCAGCTCCCACCAGCAGCAGGTGACCTGTTACCCCTTCAAAGACGTCAATAACTGGTGGATTGTAAAGAATCCCGGGAG GCACCAGCTGGTGGTGAGCAGCCCTCCGAGACCCGTGCGGCACGGGGACATGGTGCAGCTGGTCCACGGCATGACCACCCGCTCCCTGAACAC GCATGATGTTGCAGCCCCTCTGAGTCCCCATTCACAGGAGGTCTCCTGCTACATTGACTATAATATCTCCATGCCCGCCCAGAACCTCTGGAGACTG GAAATTGTGAACAGAGGATCCGACACAGACGTCTGGAAGACCATCCTCTCAGAGGTCCGCTTTGTGCACGTGAACACTTCTGCGGTCTTAAAG CTGAGCGGGGCTCACCTCCCTGACTGGGGGTATCGGCAGCTGGAGATCGTCGGGGAGAAGCTGTCCCGGGGCTACCACGAGAGCATGGTGTGGAACGTGGAGGAGCACCGATACGGCGCGA GCCAGGAGCAGAGGGAGCGGGAACGGGAGCTGCACTCACCTGCGCAGGTGGACGTCAGCAGGAACCTCAGCTTCATGGCGAGATTCTTGGAGCTGCAG TGGAAGATGCTGGTGCTGAGAAGCGATGACTCGGAACACAAGTATAGCTCCAGCCCGCTGGAGTGGGTCACCCTGGACACCAATATCGCCTACTGGCTGCACCCCAGGACCAGC GCTCAGATCCACCTACTTGGAAACATAGTGATCTGGATTTCAGGCAGCCTCGCCCTGGCCATCTACGCCCTGCTGTCCTTGTGGTACCTGCTCCGACGGCGAAGAAACGTCCATGACCTCCCTCAGG ATGCCTGGCTGCGCTGGGTGTTGGCTGGGGCGCTGTGTGCTGGTGGCTGGGCAGTGAACTACCTCCCGTTCTTCCTGATGGAGAAGACACTCTTCCTCTACCACTACCTGCCCGCACTCACCTTCCAGATCCTTCTGCTCCCTGTCGTCCTGCAGCACATCAGCGACCACCTGTGCAG GTCCCAGCTCCAGAGGAGCGTCTTCAGCGCCCTGGTGGTGGCCTGGTACTCCTCCGCATGCCATGTGTCCCACACGCTGCGCCCACTCACCTACGGGGACAAGTCACTCTCGCCACATGAACTCAAGGCCCTTCGCTGGAAAGACAGCTGGGACATCTTGATCCGAAAACACTAG